The following are from one region of the Ochotona princeps isolate mOchPri1 chromosome 15, mOchPri1.hap1, whole genome shotgun sequence genome:
- the CELA1 gene encoding chymotrypsin-like elastase family member 1, with the protein MLRALVLATLVLYGHSTQDIPETNARVVGGTEAQKHAWPSQISLQYQSGGSWYHTCGGTLIKSNWVMTAAHCVDSKLTFRVVVGEHNLNQNEGTEQYVSVQKIVQHPSWNSNNVAAGYDIALLRLAQSVTLNSYVQLGVLPKEGYILPNNNPCYITGWGRTKTNGQLAQALQQASLPSVSYSTCSSSSYWGSTVKNTMVCAGGDGVRAGCQGDSGGPLNCLVNGQYAVHGVTSFVSSLGCNVSKKPTVFTRVSAYITWINNAIASN; encoded by the exons ATGCTGCGCGCTCTGGTGCTCGCTACCCTGGTCCTCTACG GACACAGCACCCAGGACATTCCGGAAACCAACGCCCGGGTTGTTGGAGGGACTGAGGCCCAGAAGCATGCCTGGCCCTCACAG ATCTCCCTCCAGTACCAGTCAGGAGGCTCCTGGTATCATACCTGTGGAGGAACCCTCATCAAAAGCAACTGGGTGATGACCGCTGCCCACTGCGTGGACTC CAAGCTGACCTTCCGCGTGGTGGTTGGGGAACACAACCTGAACCAGAATGAAGGCACCGAGCAATACGTGAGCGTCCAGAAGATTGTGCAACACCCCTCCTGGAACAGTAACAATGTGGCTGCAGG TTATGACATCGCCCTGCTGCGCCTGGCCCAGAGCGTGACCCTCAACAGCTACGTCCAGCTGGGTGTCCTGCCCAAGGAGGGCTACATCCTGCCCAACAATAACCCTTGCTACATCACAGGCTGGGGCAGGACCAAGA CCAAtgggcagctggcccaggccctgcagcaggCCTCCCTGCCCAGCGTGAGCTACTccacctgctccagctcctcGTACTGGGGCTCCACCGTGAAGAACACCATGGTGTGTGCTGGCGGAGACGGAGTTCGCGCCGGATGCCAG GGTGACTCCGGAGGCCCCCTCAATTGCTTGGTGAATGGCCAGTATGCTGTCCACGGAGTGACCAGCTTTGTGTCCAGCCTGGGCTGTAACGTCAGCAAGAAGCCCACAGTCTTCACCCGGGTCTCTGCTTATATCACTTGGATAAATAAC